The following are from one region of the Georgenia sp. M64 genome:
- a CDS encoding M1 family metallopeptidase: MSAGDEETDRYEPAHGSRSIHVEHYDLDLTYRVVPNVLAGVATLTVRTREEVREIALDLAGLTVEKVAVRGAVLTRYRHRGDKLVLRFAEEVGDGALLEISVRYGGRPVPVRSPWGPVGWEELEEGVLVASQPTGAPSWFPCNDRPGDKSTYRTALTVDRPFFVLAHGELVARKERSSATTWVYEERHPTATYLATVQVGHYESVALGEHPVPQRVVVPVAHRAAAQRLLARHRELMTYFTEVFGPYPFAEYSVVVTADPLEIPVEAQGMSVFGSNHLSDDDGARLVPHELAHQWFGNSLTVDSWRHIWLNEGFASYAEWLWSEHSGGDSADTLARTWHRRLDGAAQDLVVSDPGPERIFDDLIYKRGALTLHALRRTLGDEAFFELLRTWTGRHRYGTVTIGQFRSLAAHRAELAGGPALAERVDAVLTAWLDRPRLPALPGS, encoded by the coding sequence GTGAGCGCGGGCGACGAGGAGACCGACCGGTACGAGCCCGCGCACGGGAGCCGGAGCATCCACGTCGAGCACTACGACCTGGACCTGACCTACCGGGTGGTGCCCAACGTGCTCGCCGGCGTCGCCACGCTGACCGTGCGCACACGCGAGGAGGTGCGCGAGATCGCTCTCGACCTCGCGGGGCTGACGGTGGAGAAGGTCGCGGTGCGTGGCGCCGTGCTCACGCGCTACCGCCACCGCGGCGACAAGCTGGTCCTGCGGTTCGCGGAGGAGGTCGGCGACGGCGCGCTGCTCGAGATCTCCGTGCGCTACGGCGGTCGGCCGGTCCCCGTGCGCAGCCCGTGGGGGCCGGTGGGCTGGGAGGAGCTGGAGGAGGGCGTGCTCGTCGCGAGCCAGCCGACCGGGGCGCCGTCGTGGTTCCCGTGCAACGACCGGCCCGGCGACAAGTCCACCTATCGGACCGCGCTGACGGTGGACCGGCCCTTCTTCGTCCTGGCTCATGGGGAGCTGGTCGCGCGCAAGGAGCGGTCCTCGGCGACCACGTGGGTCTACGAGGAGCGCCATCCGACCGCCACGTACCTTGCCACCGTCCAGGTCGGGCACTACGAGAGCGTCGCGCTGGGTGAGCACCCGGTCCCGCAGCGGGTGGTCGTGCCCGTGGCCCACCGCGCGGCCGCGCAGCGGCTGCTAGCGCGCCACCGCGAGCTCATGACCTACTTCACGGAGGTCTTCGGGCCCTATCCGTTCGCTGAGTACTCGGTCGTCGTGACCGCCGACCCGCTCGAGATCCCGGTCGAGGCGCAGGGGATGTCGGTCTTCGGCTCCAACCACCTGAGCGACGACGACGGCGCACGCCTGGTCCCGCACGAGCTCGCGCACCAGTGGTTCGGGAACTCCCTCACCGTGGACTCCTGGCGGCACATCTGGCTGAACGAGGGCTTCGCCTCGTACGCCGAGTGGCTGTGGTCCGAGCACTCGGGTGGCGACAGCGCCGACACCCTCGCACGGACGTGGCACCGGCGGCTGGACGGCGCCGCCCAGGACCTCGTCGTCTCCGATCCCGGGCCCGAGCGGATCTTCGACGACCTCATCTACAAGCGGGGCGCGCTGACCCTGCACGCGCTCCGCCGGACGCTCGGTGACGAGGCGTTCTTCGAGCTTCTGCGGACCTGGACCGGACGGCACCGGTACGGCACCGTCACCATCGGACAGTTCCGCTCACTGGCGGCCCATCGGGCGGAGCTGGCGGGTGGCCCCGCACTGGCCGAGCGCGTTGACGCCGTCCTCACCGCGTGGCTCGACCGCCCGCGGCTGCCCGCGCTGCCGGGGTCGTAG
- a CDS encoding 4'-phosphopantetheinyl transferase superfamily protein: MGIAVVDVWFVAAGVGEQWLTERATSDDRGLPAELDAVEGRRARQLRTDRRAAFVVARVMLRRVLGERLGLTPEDVPLVARCVVCGEAHGQVHIEGVEGLWVSVTRSSGVLAVALTDAGPVGIDVESVASVDAAPVADVALSPGERLHVEALAPAERRDAVAAAWVRKEAALKALGTGLRRSPSDLELVPLVGGAAVRGVPDLQVADLGIGAGIVGAVAVLLRGVDPGGAATDGRSRVEVRTFEGEIVLAAERRDQ, from the coding sequence GTGGGCATCGCCGTGGTGGACGTCTGGTTCGTCGCCGCCGGCGTGGGCGAGCAGTGGTTGACCGAGCGGGCCACCTCCGACGACCGCGGCCTGCCCGCCGAGCTGGACGCCGTTGAGGGGAGGCGCGCACGGCAGCTGCGGACGGACCGGCGAGCCGCCTTCGTGGTGGCACGCGTCATGCTGCGCCGAGTTCTCGGTGAGCGGCTGGGGCTCACTCCGGAGGACGTGCCGCTCGTCGCGCGCTGCGTGGTTTGCGGGGAGGCGCACGGGCAGGTCCATATTGAGGGCGTCGAGGGGCTGTGGGTCAGCGTGACCCGCAGCTCGGGTGTGCTCGCTGTCGCGCTGACTGACGCCGGACCTGTCGGCATCGACGTCGAGTCGGTCGCCTCCGTCGATGCAGCCCCGGTTGCGGACGTCGCACTCTCACCCGGTGAACGGCTCCACGTCGAGGCTCTCGCGCCGGCCGAGCGGCGGGACGCCGTCGCCGCCGCCTGGGTGCGGAAGGAGGCGGCGCTGAAGGCGCTCGGGACGGGTCTGCGGCGCTCCCCGTCTGACCTCGAGCTCGTGCCGCTCGTCGGCGGTGCGGCTGTCCGAGGTGTCCCCGATCTGCAGGTCGCCGACCTCGGGATCGGGGCTGGGATCGTCGGCGCGGTCGCCGTGCTGCTGCGCGGTGTTGACCCGGGCGGTGCAGCCACGGACGGACGTTCGCGGGTCGAGGTTCGGACCTTCGAGGGCGAGATCGTGCTGGCCGCGGAGCGGCGCGATCAGTAG
- a CDS encoding DUF222 domain-containing protein, protein MDQDPESAACDRGGSAGDDRPADTHTRDGDARAAQGGDADDRDAQARERGYCCYADALTNGGCEHLIAVQRQWRTEERIARARTLTTLGIKGLADQAHDGHRWSQDVFDQLLGPGGYQAVAETLTPPLPTVTDTDPAAHSGTDPTAGSGSGSGSGSGSATVAHVDGDDQAENTTAADAEADAEATATAAADANADTGADVDSEDSAGDGVGDEDAARVRRRRRLDRPIAEVIAQVYAEHAATLGVALNVLASMAPGPELAALLDEIDLDALAPFAKVEVVAAYKRLESWSAGRAALAAAHVATEPVMYAKTGAAAPKTIDGTAEELALRLATTRQDAAKLVATGQGLTRSFTATRAHLESGQIDYRKAATIVATLHHSPTPVAWMVEHDILTEADRRTHPQLVRDLADKLIAVDPHDAQARHHRARARRHVTHTQPLPDGMGRISAVTTATTCVQIDLVLDHMAQSARAAGDTRTTDQLRADILLALITGRFRPTTHTPGHDHDHAEGDVHAATNSDADADADAATAADADAAADTAADADAGTGAVESGTTCRCPAAPQDPGEGPCLPPLYLLIPTDGEWFGDPPKVDIRLDVPLSVLLPPATATPPTTTTQQPPPTSGPPQDAPTVPGQPPDDPAESPPTSDPPTSDPPTSDPPQDTPTSDPPQDTPAVPGEFPDDPPAGVATLTGYGPITPDVARALAAGGTWRRIVTDPLTGAVLDVGRTRYRPPADLLDHVRQRDRTCVRPGCTTPAHRCQYDHTQAWAHGGPTAAHNGGPLCTRDHTIKTAGIFTVVQPQPGIFEWLTPTGHAYRREINGTITMLPHTPPHLADRRPTTKHLTGAAPGDPPPDPGTPPY, encoded by the coding sequence GTGGACCAGGACCCGGAGTCGGCGGCCTGCGACCGCGGCGGCTCGGCCGGCGACGACCGGCCTGCGGACACCCACACTCGTGATGGCGACGCCCGGGCCGCCCAGGGCGGCGATGCCGATGACCGGGATGCGCAGGCGCGCGAGCGCGGGTACTGCTGCTACGCCGACGCGCTGACCAACGGTGGGTGCGAGCACCTGATCGCCGTGCAGCGGCAGTGGCGGACCGAGGAACGCATCGCCCGGGCCCGCACCCTGACCACGCTGGGCATCAAGGGCCTGGCCGACCAGGCCCACGACGGCCACCGCTGGTCCCAGGACGTCTTCGACCAGCTCCTCGGCCCCGGCGGGTACCAGGCCGTCGCCGAGACCCTCACCCCGCCCCTGCCCACTGTCACTGACACCGACCCGGCCGCCCACTCCGGAACCGACCCGACCGCCGGCTCCGGCTCTGGCTCCGGCTCCGGCTCCGGCTCAGCCACCGTCGCGCACGTCGATGGCGACGACCAGGCCGAGAACACCACCGCTGCCGACGCCGAGGCCGACGCCGAGGCCACTGCCACTGCCGCTGCCGACGCCAACGCCGACACCGGCGCGGATGTCGACAGTGAGGACTCGGCCGGGGACGGGGTCGGGGACGAAGATGCTGCGCGGGTCAGGCGGCGGCGTCGGCTCGACCGGCCGATCGCGGAGGTCATCGCCCAGGTCTACGCCGAGCACGCGGCCACCCTCGGGGTGGCCCTGAACGTCCTGGCCTCGATGGCCCCGGGCCCCGAGCTCGCCGCCCTGCTGGACGAGATCGACCTCGACGCCCTCGCCCCCTTCGCCAAGGTCGAGGTCGTCGCCGCCTACAAACGCCTGGAGTCCTGGTCCGCCGGACGGGCCGCGCTCGCCGCCGCCCACGTCGCCACCGAACCGGTGATGTACGCCAAGACCGGCGCCGCCGCCCCCAAGACCATCGACGGCACCGCCGAAGAGCTCGCCCTACGCCTGGCCACCACCCGGCAGGACGCCGCCAAGCTCGTCGCCACCGGCCAGGGCCTGACCCGGTCCTTCACCGCGACCCGCGCCCACCTCGAATCCGGTCAGATCGACTACCGCAAGGCCGCCACCATCGTCGCCACCCTCCACCACAGCCCCACCCCCGTGGCGTGGATGGTCGAGCACGACATCCTCACCGAGGCCGACCGGCGCACCCACCCCCAGCTCGTGCGCGACCTCGCCGACAAGCTCATCGCCGTCGACCCCCACGATGCCCAGGCCCGCCACCACCGCGCCCGCGCCCGCCGCCACGTCACCCACACCCAGCCCCTACCCGACGGCATGGGCCGCATCAGCGCCGTCACCACCGCCACCACCTGCGTCCAGATCGACCTCGTCCTGGACCACATGGCCCAGAGCGCCCGCGCCGCCGGCGACACCCGCACCACCGACCAGCTCCGAGCCGACATCCTCCTCGCCCTCATCACCGGCCGCTTCCGCCCCACCACCCACACCCCCGGCCACGACCACGACCACGCCGAGGGCGACGTCCACGCCGCCACCAACAGCGACGCCGACGCCGACGCCGACGCCGCCACCGCAGCCGATGCCGATGCCGCAGCCGATACCGCAGCCGACGCCGATGCCGGGACCGGGGCCGTCGAGTCCGGGACGACCTGCCGGTGCCCCGCCGCCCCCCAGGACCCCGGCGAGGGCCCCTGCCTGCCCCCGCTATACCTGCTCATCCCCACCGACGGCGAGTGGTTCGGCGACCCACCCAAGGTCGACATCCGCCTCGACGTACCCCTGTCCGTCCTCCTCCCACCAGCCACCGCCACCCCACCGACCACCACCACGCAGCAGCCACCGCCGACGTCAGGTCCGCCGCAGGACGCTCCCACGGTGCCCGGCCAGCCCCCCGACGACCCGGCAGAGTCACCGCCGACCTCCGACCCGCCGACCTCCGACCCGCCGACCTCCGACCCGCCGCAGGACACGCCGACCTCTGACCCACCGCAGGACACGCCCGCGGTGCCCGGCGAGTTCCCCGACGACCCGCCCGCCGGTGTCGCCACCCTCACCGGCTACGGCCCCATCACCCCCGACGTCGCCCGCGCCCTCGCCGCCGGCGGCACCTGGCGCCGGATCGTCACCGACCCCCTCACCGGAGCCGTCCTCGACGTCGGCCGCACCCGCTACCGGCCCCCCGCCGACCTCCTCGACCACGTCCGCCAACGCGACCGCACCTGCGTCCGCCCCGGCTGCACCACCCCCGCCCACCGCTGCCAGTACGACCACACCCAAGCCTGGGCCCACGGCGGCCCCACCGCCGCACACAACGGCGGACCCCTGTGCACCCGCGACCACACCATCAAAACCGCCGGCATCTTCACCGTCGTCCAGCCCCAACCCGGCATCTTCGAATGGCTCACCCCCACCGGACACGCCTACCGACGAGAGATCAACGGCACCATCACCATGCTCCCCCACACACCGCCCCACCTCGCCGACCGCCGACCCACGACGAAACACCTCACCGGCGCCGCACCCGGCGATCCACCCCCAGACCCCGGCACCCCGCCCTACTGA